Sequence from the Pontibacter pudoricolor genome:
GGTTACAACACTTCCCGCCCCGATCACACACCTGTTACCAATTGTTACGCCGGGGCAAATAACCACGCTGCCGCCAATCCAGACATCTTCGCCTATAGTTACAGGTTTGGCATATTCCACTCCGCTGGCGCGCTCCTTATAGTTTAGCGGATGCGTGGCGGTATAGATCTGCACATTCGGGCCGAAAAGTGTGCGGTTGCCAATTGTTACCGGCATTACATCCAGCACCACGCAGTTAAAGTTGAAGAACACCTTCTCGCCAACTATAATGTTATAGCCATAGTCGCAGTAAAAGGGTGGTTGCAGCCACAGGCCTTCGCCAGCATTAGTTATAAGTTCTTTTAAGATGCGACTTCTTTCGATGGGATAATCTTCGCGGGAGTCGTTGAGTTGTTTCAGCAGCAGCCTTGCCTGTAGCCGTTCTTCCGATAATTGCGGATCGAGTGGGTCGTACAGCTCCCCTGCCAGCATTTTCTCTTTTTCGGTTTGCATGGAAGGTTGTACGTTAAGGGGCTATAGTTGGCCTTAATATACAAAAGCACTTTAGCCTTCGCCCTTGCTGTGTGTTCTCACCAGCAAGTTAAATAGCAGCTGAAGTGGAAATTGTTGGTGAAAAC
This genomic interval carries:
- a CDS encoding sugar O-acetyltransferase, which produces MQTEKEKMLAGELYDPLDPQLSEERLQARLLLKQLNDSREDYPIERSRILKELITNAGEGLWLQPPFYCDYGYNIIVGEKVFFNFNCVVLDVMPVTIGNRTLFGPNVQIYTATHPLNYKERASGVEYAKPVTIGEDVWIGGSVVICPGVTIGNRCVIGAGSVVTKDIPAGVFAAGNPCRVIRELD